A stretch of Gasterosteus aculeatus chromosome 4, fGasAcu3.hap1.1, whole genome shotgun sequence DNA encodes these proteins:
- the LOC120816947 gene encoding LOW QUALITY PROTEIN: cytidine monophosphate-N-acetylneuraminic acid hydroxylase (The sequence of the model RefSeq protein was modified relative to this genomic sequence to represent the inferred CDS: inserted 2 bases in 1 codon), with product MYLTHACMELKLGQRRFMFDPWLKGPAFARGWWLLHEPPADSLDRLRAADLIYISYMHSDHLSYPMLKVLSERRPDIPIYVGDTXPVFWYMEQSQIKLTNIHVVPFGVWNNIDADLRFMILMDGVHPEMDTCIIVEYRGHTILNSVDCTRPNGGRLPQNVDLMMSDFAGGASGFPMTFCGGKYSDSWKAEFIKNERKKLLNYKALLVKSLQPAIYCPFAGFFVEAHPSDRYIRQTNVENSPEDLNALINKFAPDIKTWTPKPGAVLDLGLALRDPTNRLKANVPTCIFKMIETDDSFEPHADGSDYLVDFLDLTFPTKRPEREHAYIEIKNRIGVMKYVVQQGLLWDDLYIGFQNRIRRDPDVYHHKFWNHFQTQLPVRRPDWDQFLQEISLQEPDTAARGQGANCVTS from the exons ATGTACTTGACCCACGCCTGTATGGAGCTGAAGCTTGGACAGAGGCGGTTCATGTTTGACCCGTGGCTGAAGGGTCCTGCATTTGCCAGAGGCTGGTGGCTTCTCCATGAGCCTCCAGCAGACTCCCTGGACAGACTGCGTGCAGCTGATCTCATCTACATCAGCTATATGCACTCCGACCACCTCAG ttACCCGATGCTGAAAGTCTTGTCAGAGCGGAGACCAGATATCCCAATTTATGTTggtgacac tccagtcttttg GTATATGGAGCAAAGCCAAATCAAGCTGACAAACATCCATGTTGTTCCTTTTGGTGTCTGGAATAAT ATTGACGCAGACCTAAGGTTTATGATCCTGATGGATGGAGTGCACCCTGAAATGGACACCTGTATCATTGTTGAATATAG AGGTCACACAATCCTGAACAGCGTGGACTGTACCAGGCCAAACGGGGGGAGGTTACCACAGAATGTGGACTTGATGATGAGCGACTTCGCTGGGGGGGCATCTGGATTCCCCATGACTTTCTGTGGTGGGAAATACAGTG ACTCCTGGAAGGCAGAATTTATCAAGAACGAaaggaagaagctgctgaattacAAAGCTCTGCTGGTGAAGTCCCTGCAGCCGGCGATTTACTGCCCGTTCGCTGGCTTCTTTGTGGAGGCCCATCCATCAGACAG ataCATCAGGCAAACAAATGTTGAGAACAGTCCCGAAGACCTGAATGCTCTCATCAATAAGTTTGCACCAGACATCAAGACATGGACGCCCAAGCCGGGTGCTGTGCTGGACCTTGGCCTGGCTCTGAGAGACCCCACCAACAG ATTAAAAGCCAATGTCCCAACATGTATATTCAAGATGATTGAGACAGATGACAGCTTTGAGCCCCATGCTGACGGCAGTGACTACCTGGTGGACTTCTTGGATCTGACGTTCCCCACAAAGAGACCTGAGCGGGAGCACGCCTACATAGAG ATTAAAAACAGGATTGGAGTGATGAAATATGTGGTGCAGCAGGGTCTTCTCTGGGATGATCTGTACATCGGCTTCCAGAACCGCATACGCCGAGACCCGGATGTCTACCACCACAA GTTCTGGAACCACTTCCAGACGCAGCTCCCAGTTCGCAGGCCAGACTGGGACCAGTTCCTGCAGGAGATTTCCCTCCAGGAGCCTGACACAGCAGCTCGGGGCCAAGGAGCTAATTGTGTAACGTCTTGA